Proteins encoded within one genomic window of Paraglaciecola psychrophila 170:
- the rfbA gene encoding glucose-1-phosphate thymidylyltransferase RfbA, whose amino-acid sequence MHKGIILAGGSGTRLYPLTKVVSKQLMPVYDKPMVYYPLATLMQAGIQEILIISSPEETHRFENLLGNGENFGVSISYKVQPSPDGLAQAFILAEEFLVGSAAALVLGDNMFYGHDLTKSLQNANAQQSGGTVFGYHVANPRSYGVVEFDDTGTAVSIEEKPSEPKSNYAVSGLYFFDKRVVEFAKNVQPSARGELEITDVIDQYLKAGELKVEIMGRGTAWLDTGTHDDLLAAANFISTIEKRQGLKVNCPEEVAYRNGWLSEDKLREIAKPLLKSGYGEYLIKLIEERVF is encoded by the coding sequence ATGCACAAAGGAATAATTCTAGCGGGAGGCAGTGGTACTCGCTTATATCCATTAACTAAAGTTGTTAGTAAGCAACTAATGCCAGTTTACGATAAACCTATGGTTTATTACCCTCTCGCAACATTAATGCAAGCAGGTATTCAAGAAATACTAATAATATCTTCACCTGAAGAAACGCATCGTTTTGAAAATCTTTTAGGTAATGGTGAAAATTTTGGTGTCTCTATTTCTTACAAAGTACAACCTAGCCCTGACGGTTTGGCTCAAGCATTTATTCTTGCAGAAGAGTTTCTTGTAGGTTCTGCTGCAGCGCTCGTACTTGGCGATAATATGTTTTATGGCCATGATCTGACTAAGTCATTACAGAACGCTAATGCTCAACAATCTGGCGGAACGGTGTTTGGCTATCACGTAGCGAATCCTCGATCTTATGGTGTGGTTGAATTTGATGATACTGGTACTGCAGTGTCTATTGAAGAAAAGCCGTCGGAGCCAAAGTCTAATTATGCTGTTTCTGGTTTATATTTCTTCGATAAACGCGTAGTGGAATTTGCGAAAAATGTTCAGCCTTCTGCCCGTGGTGAATTAGAAATAACGGATGTAATTGATCAATATTTAAAGGCAGGTGAGTTAAAGGTTGAAATTATGGGGCGTGGTACAGCATGGCTTGACACCGGTACTCATGACGATTTACTCGCTGCAGCCAATTTCATTTCGACTATTGAGAAGCGACAGGGTCTAAAAGTTAATTGCCCTGAAGAAGTCGCATATCGTAATGGTTGGTTGAGTGAAGATAAGTTACGTGAAATAGCCAAACCTTTGCTTAAAAGTGGTTATGGTGAGTATTTAATTAAACTGATTGAAGAGCGTGTATTTTAA
- the rfbC gene encoding dTDP-4-dehydrorhamnose 3,5-epimerase encodes MRYIDTAIADVKIIEAKVFGDERGFFMETFRVDEFTKHCSQQTFVQDNHSKSSHGILRGLHYQLKNTQGKLVRVTSGEVYDVAVDMRKSSPTYGQYVGVVLSGDNKRQLWVPEGFAHGFYVMSESAEFVYKCTDYYAPEHEVSLLWNDPTLNIQWPLHDGNTPSLSAKDEVGLLFKHAPTFK; translated from the coding sequence ATGCGATATATCGATACTGCTATTGCGGATGTTAAAATAATCGAAGCGAAAGTTTTTGGTGATGAACGTGGTTTTTTTATGGAAACCTTTCGTGTTGACGAGTTTACTAAGCACTGTTCACAGCAAACCTTTGTACAAGACAACCACAGCAAATCAAGTCACGGAATTTTACGTGGCTTGCATTATCAGCTGAAAAATACGCAGGGCAAACTAGTCAGGGTCACATCAGGCGAAGTTTATGATGTTGCGGTTGATATGCGTAAATCATCACCTACTTATGGCCAGTATGTTGGCGTGGTACTTTCTGGCGACAATAAGCGGCAATTATGGGTGCCAGAAGGCTTTGCTCATGGCTTTTATGTTATGAGTGAGTCGGCCGAATTCGTTTATAAGTGTACCGATTATTATGCCCCTGAGCATGAAGTGTCATTATTATGGAACGATCCAACATTAAATATTCAATGGCCGCTACACGATGGCAATACGCCTTCGTTATCTGCAAAAGATGAAGTAGGACTGTTGTTTAAACATGCGCCAACATTTAAATAA
- the rfbD gene encoding dTDP-4-dehydrorhamnose reductase, translating to MTNNSTSKIIVIGKSGQLAWELSQLSTPECTIVCLGRDDVNVQDIPALVNCLKQHNAVGVINASAYTAVDKAESDVDNAFALNANAVGNLAQACKNVSVPFVHISTDFVFHGDKGVPYLPGDDINPLGVYGASKAQGEQLIANIYPEHSAIIRTSWVYSTHGNNFVKTMLNLMACKPELGVISDQIGTPTYAKGLAQACIASLTNQVVGVHHYTDTGVASWFDFAVAIQNIGVELGLLDKKIPIKPITTAQYPTPAKRPHYSVLDKSSLVNAMPEMSLVHWQEQLTHMMTALKNEREA from the coding sequence ATGACAAATAACAGCACATCGAAAATAATCGTTATTGGAAAGTCTGGCCAACTTGCTTGGGAATTAAGTCAACTTTCAACACCTGAATGCACAATAGTCTGTTTAGGTCGTGATGATGTTAACGTGCAAGATATTCCTGCCCTCGTTAATTGTTTAAAGCAGCATAACGCAGTTGGTGTTATTAATGCCTCAGCTTACACCGCAGTTGATAAAGCTGAAAGTGATGTTGACAATGCTTTTGCACTTAATGCCAATGCTGTTGGTAACTTAGCGCAGGCGTGTAAAAATGTGTCGGTGCCATTTGTGCATATATCAACAGATTTTGTCTTTCATGGTGATAAGGGCGTACCTTATTTACCCGGTGACGACATCAATCCGTTAGGTGTTTATGGCGCGAGTAAAGCGCAAGGTGAACAGTTAATTGCCAATATTTACCCCGAGCATAGCGCTATTATCCGCACGTCTTGGGTGTATTCAACACATGGTAATAACTTTGTAAAAACGATGCTCAATCTCATGGCGTGTAAACCTGAACTAGGGGTTATTAGTGACCAAATTGGTACACCAACTTACGCTAAAGGTTTAGCGCAAGCCTGTATTGCCAGTTTAACCAACCAAGTTGTAGGTGTTCATCACTATACTGATACCGGAGTGGCGAGTTGGTTTGATTTTGCTGTGGCTATTCAAAATATCGGTGTTGAACTGGGTTTATTAGATAAAAAAATTCCAATCAAGCCTATTACTACTGCGCAATACCCAACGCCAGCTAAACGCCCACATTACAGTGTGCTAGATAAAAGCAGTTTAGTTAACGCTATGCCGGAGATGTCGCTAGTGCATTGGCAAGAACAGTTAACACATATGATGACCGCGTTAAAAAATGAACGCGAAGCATAG
- the rfbB gene encoding dTDP-glucose 4,6-dehydratase, whose protein sequence is MKKLLVTGGAGFIGANFVHYWMAKYSADKVVVLDALTYAGNIANLDSVKDDANFNFVHGNICDQALIETLLVEHSIDTLVHFAAESHVDRSITGPDAFIETNIIGTYSLLKSAKKVWLDGKSILEGHRFHHVSTDEVYGTLSPTDPAFTESTAYAPNSPYSASKAASDHLVRAYHHTYGLNVTTSNCSNNYGPFHFPEKLIPLVITNILHDKALPIYGDGQQIRDWLYVEDHAYGIDLVLQNGRVGENYNIGGDNEWTNIDIVKTISKLVEQEFLKNKDLATRFPAAKAAMAQNTESLISYVKDRLGHDRRYAIDATKTINELSYKPKESFETGIAKTVAWYLNNEAWWQSVMDGSYQNWIAEQYS, encoded by the coding sequence ATGAAAAAATTATTAGTTACAGGTGGTGCAGGTTTTATTGGTGCCAATTTTGTACATTATTGGATGGCAAAATATTCAGCCGATAAAGTTGTGGTACTCGACGCGCTAACTTATGCAGGCAATATTGCTAATTTAGATAGCGTAAAAGACGATGCTAACTTTAATTTTGTCCATGGCAATATTTGTGACCAAGCCTTAATTGAGACATTACTGGTTGAACACAGTATTGATACCTTAGTGCATTTTGCGGCAGAATCTCACGTTGACCGTTCGATTACAGGCCCTGATGCCTTTATCGAAACCAATATTATTGGCACTTATAGTTTACTTAAATCGGCTAAAAAAGTGTGGTTAGATGGTAAGAGTATTCTTGAAGGACATCGCTTTCATCATGTGTCTACCGATGAAGTTTATGGCACGCTTTCACCTACCGACCCTGCTTTTACAGAAAGCACGGCTTATGCGCCTAACTCACCCTATTCGGCCAGTAAAGCCGCTAGTGATCATTTAGTGCGAGCTTATCACCATACATATGGGTTAAATGTTACTACCAGTAATTGTTCAAACAACTATGGGCCGTTCCATTTTCCTGAAAAGCTTATTCCTTTAGTTATTACTAATATTTTGCATGATAAAGCGTTGCCAATATACGGTGATGGTCAACAAATTCGTGATTGGTTATACGTTGAAGACCATGCTTACGGCATTGATTTAGTCTTACAAAATGGCCGAGTTGGTGAAAATTACAATATTGGTGGCGATAATGAATGGACAAATATTGATATTGTTAAAACCATTTCAAAATTGGTTGAACAAGAATTTTTGAAAAATAAAGACTTAGCGACTCGTTTTCCTGCGGCTAAAGCGGCGATGGCGCAAAACACTGAGTCACTTATTAGTTACGTTAAAGACCGACTTGGCCACGACCGTCGTTATGCTATTGACGCGACCAAAACTATTAATGAGTTGAGCTATAAGCCTAAAGAGTCGTTTGAAACAGGTATTGCTAAAACCGTTGCTTGGTATTTGAATAATGAAGCTTGGTGGCAAAGTGTGATGGATGGCTCGTACCAAAACTGGATAGCAGAGCAATATTCATAA
- the wecA gene encoding UDP-N-acetylglucosamine--undecaprenyl-phosphate N-acetylglucosaminephosphotransferase codes for MELISSYEVIFISAFLLACLTIVGLRPIAANIGLVDRPDSRKKHLGDVPLIGGIAIYFTLLVMSQLFIPSSQLVNLYLISCSFMVLIGALDDFYDVSAKIRLIAQLLIASILVMGAGHALYDMGDLFSFGNVKLGLLAIPITLLAVATAINAFNMTDGIDGLVGVLGIVTFSSLCVLFYWGGNLELFAISATFVSALSAFLLFNLGGLRRIFGKIFMGDAGSMMIGLTIIWLLVLGTQNGQPSFRPVTALWMIAIPLMDMFSVMHRRIKKGKSPLSADRDHLHHIFMRFGLTSKTALILIGIASATFAAFGLAGEYWDISEFVMLFVFIGFFVLYDYVFMHVWKISRWVRKG; via the coding sequence ATGGAATTAATATCTAGTTACGAGGTTATTTTTATATCCGCGTTTTTATTAGCATGTCTAACTATTGTAGGTTTGCGGCCGATTGCGGCAAATATAGGTTTGGTCGATCGTCCAGACTCACGCAAAAAGCATTTGGGTGATGTACCTCTAATAGGGGGGATAGCCATATACTTTACTTTATTAGTTATGTCACAACTTTTCATTCCTAGCTCACAGCTAGTCAATTTATATTTAATTTCCTGTTCATTTATGGTTCTCATAGGTGCACTAGACGACTTTTACGACGTCAGTGCTAAGATAAGGCTTATTGCTCAATTGCTTATAGCATCAATACTGGTAATGGGTGCTGGCCATGCGCTTTATGATATGGGTGATTTATTTAGTTTTGGAAACGTAAAACTAGGCTTATTAGCTATACCCATCACACTGCTAGCTGTAGCCACTGCAATTAATGCCTTTAATATGACCGATGGTATTGACGGTTTAGTAGGCGTATTAGGTATAGTGACTTTTTCAAGCTTGTGTGTCCTTTTTTATTGGGGTGGTAATTTAGAATTGTTTGCCATTTCTGCCACATTTGTATCGGCTCTGTCTGCCTTTTTACTATTTAATTTGGGAGGACTGCGTCGTATATTTGGTAAAATATTTATGGGTGATGCTGGAAGCATGATGATTGGTCTAACAATTATATGGCTGCTTGTGCTCGGCACACAAAATGGCCAGCCCAGTTTTAGACCTGTAACAGCACTCTGGATGATCGCCATTCCATTAATGGACATGTTCTCTGTAATGCATCGTCGTATCAAAAAAGGTAAATCACCATTGTCAGCAGACAGAGACCACTTGCATCATATATTCATGCGCTTTGGTCTTACTTCAAAAACGGCGTTAATTTTAATAGGTATTGCCTCCGCAACATTTGCAGCATTTGGGCTAGCCGGCGAATATTGGGATATATCTGAATTCGTTATGTTATTTGTATTTATTGGTTTTTTTGTTCTCTACGATTATGTATTTATGCATGTATGGAAAATATCTAGATGGGTAAGAAAAGGGTGA
- a CDS encoding YjbH domain-containing protein, with the protein MKLYLLLISTLAFCVSVQGQESSEAWNPTPMGSSLMVHGGTGLIQTPTSRMLAEGDLRVSYTDNDQYRFWSVTLQLFPWLQSTVRYTDLRTSLYSPFTGFSGNQTLKDKGIDVKFRLLEESFYLPELSVGLRDFGGTGFFESEFIGLSKQVSDFNFHLNMGWGYLGTAGNISNPFCDVKDSYCDRPGGFSGLGGKIDYQRFFKGPASIFGGVEYQTPWAPLRLKLEYEGNNYSSDRASYTPNIARRLKQDSNWNIGAAYRWHGFDFSLNFQRGNTVGFGINYNFNLHTTSQIKVDSPPRALLAKTNDFPIEQVNRARLVEELYYQGGFATNSSDFNENSVTIYGQQTNYRDNDEAIERMARIMAYELPESVKTYHIVNTLGSIPLVETVVDANAFKSHAKYQTLEPDLTSTYQRQDISPRTMDKYDPLNTAGFFSGIETFWIQTFGNPEDFYLYQAGVLVNGGYSFNGKTSVAGTIKVNLFENFDKFKFTTDNARSSLPRVRTNAREYVSDREVTVENLFLHWNDRIATNLFAQVYGGYLETMFGGVGAELLYHPVDSNLAFGFDLNYVQQRSYENDFDFFDYKVLTGHANIYWQPAFLPDTLLTLNVGQYLAKDKGVTVDFAKRFDSGIVVGAYAAFTNVSSEEYGEGSFTKGFYLSIPFDLFSLKPSKGQGRLPWVPIARDGGQALIRPITLYNTTEERSLF; encoded by the coding sequence ATGAAATTATATTTATTACTTATAAGCACCTTAGCCTTTTGTGTTTCAGTACAGGGTCAAGAATCCAGTGAAGCATGGAATCCTACGCCAATGGGTAGCTCTTTAATGGTGCATGGCGGAACAGGTCTCATTCAAACCCCAACATCACGGATGTTAGCAGAAGGCGATTTACGGGTCAGTTATACCGATAACGACCAATACCGCTTTTGGTCAGTCACTTTACAACTCTTTCCTTGGTTACAATCGACTGTACGTTACACCGACTTGCGCACCAGCTTATATAGTCCGTTTACAGGTTTTAGTGGAAATCAAACCCTTAAAGATAAAGGCATAGACGTTAAGTTTCGATTATTGGAAGAAAGTTTCTATCTACCTGAACTATCGGTAGGTTTAAGAGATTTTGGTGGTACCGGTTTTTTTGAAAGTGAGTTTATTGGTTTAAGTAAACAAGTGAGTGATTTTAATTTCCACCTGAACATGGGTTGGGGCTACCTGGGCACAGCGGGTAATATATCCAATCCGTTTTGCGACGTCAAAGATAGCTATTGTGACAGGCCAGGTGGGTTTTCAGGACTTGGTGGAAAAATAGATTATCAACGTTTTTTCAAAGGACCTGCCTCAATATTTGGAGGTGTGGAATATCAAACACCATGGGCTCCCTTGCGCTTAAAGCTCGAATACGAAGGTAACAACTACTCAAGCGATCGCGCCAGCTATACACCAAATATTGCCAGAAGATTAAAACAAGACAGTAACTGGAATATAGGCGCAGCATATCGCTGGCATGGTTTTGATTTTAGTCTTAACTTTCAACGCGGAAATACCGTAGGGTTTGGTATAAACTATAATTTTAATTTACATACTACTAGCCAAATTAAAGTCGATAGCCCACCACGTGCATTATTGGCCAAAACAAATGATTTTCCAATCGAACAGGTAAATCGCGCTAGACTAGTCGAGGAATTATATTATCAAGGTGGATTTGCGACAAATTCCTCAGATTTTAACGAAAACTCTGTAACAATATACGGCCAACAGACAAATTACCGTGATAATGATGAGGCCATAGAGCGAATGGCCCGTATCATGGCCTATGAGCTTCCCGAGTCTGTAAAAACGTATCACATTGTTAACACTTTGGGTTCTATTCCTTTAGTTGAGACGGTTGTTGACGCGAATGCTTTTAAGTCACATGCCAAGTACCAGACTCTAGAGCCCGATTTAACCAGCACCTATCAACGCCAGGATATCAGTCCTAGAACGATGGACAAATATGACCCATTGAACACAGCAGGTTTCTTTAGTGGCATTGAAACCTTTTGGATCCAAACGTTTGGCAACCCTGAAGATTTTTATCTATATCAGGCAGGAGTTTTGGTAAACGGCGGGTATAGCTTTAATGGTAAAACCAGTGTAGCAGGTACTATCAAGGTTAATTTATTTGAAAATTTCGATAAGTTTAAATTTACCACAGACAACGCAAGAAGCAGTTTACCTAGAGTGCGCACCAATGCTCGAGAGTACGTTTCAGACCGTGAGGTAACCGTGGAAAACTTGTTCTTGCACTGGAACGATCGCATTGCTACCAATTTATTTGCCCAGGTATATGGCGGTTATTTAGAGACGATGTTTGGCGGGGTTGGTGCTGAACTACTCTATCACCCCGTAGATAGTAACCTGGCATTTGGTTTTGACTTGAATTACGTACAACAACGCTCTTACGAAAATGACTTTGATTTTTTCGACTATAAGGTGCTTACTGGACACGCTAATATCTATTGGCAGCCAGCATTTTTACCTGACACTCTACTGACCTTAAATGTTGGTCAATATTTAGCCAAAGACAAAGGAGTAACTGTTGACTTTGCAAAACGTTTCGACAGTGGCATCGTCGTTGGCGCATATGCTGCTTTTACTAACGTAAGTTCAGAAGAATATGGCGAAGGGAGTTTTACTAAAGGGTTTTACCTATCCATACCTTTTGACTTGTTTTCACTCAAGCCATCCAAAGGACAAGGACGCTTGCCCTGGGTCCCTATTGCACGTGATGGTGGCCAAGCGTTGATACGCCCAATTACCCTTTACAACACCACAGAAGAACGCTCATTATTTTAA
- a CDS encoding capsule biosynthesis GfcC family protein, whose amino-acid sequence MKRTVLMCLLLTSNLVFNNVIASVTVVVNKEQYEFTHEPRLVEVLAPIADQGKWYWPGSALYRADDIQLEKTRESLLDNIFTLIKRYRTEQPKTARSLEQLRATISSWILARRLPVKIDYDLARIVASENPRLPNGKYILKLTPRMDTVQLFGAINGTVNLLHRAHADVSEYMTGQQLTNLADKDRIIILQADGREITAPVAYWNKTHQEVMPSSQIFVPFKKTLFQSEFDTINQQIMTLALNRVR is encoded by the coding sequence ATGAAGAGAACAGTTTTGATGTGCTTGTTGCTAACTAGCAATTTAGTGTTCAATAACGTGATTGCCTCGGTAACTGTGGTAGTAAATAAAGAACAATATGAGTTTACTCACGAACCTCGCCTAGTGGAAGTATTAGCACCTATTGCTGACCAGGGTAAATGGTATTGGCCAGGGTCTGCATTGTATAGGGCAGACGATATACAACTTGAAAAAACACGTGAATCATTACTTGATAATATTTTTACCTTAATTAAACGTTACAGAACAGAACAACCTAAAACGGCTCGGTCATTAGAACAACTTCGAGCTACCATTAGTAGCTGGATTTTAGCCCGAAGATTACCCGTCAAGATAGACTATGATTTAGCGCGCATAGTTGCTTCGGAAAATCCCCGGTTACCCAACGGTAAATATATACTCAAACTTACGCCTCGGATGGATACAGTGCAACTATTTGGCGCAATTAATGGAACAGTCAACTTACTCCATCGTGCACATGCTGATGTAAGCGAATATATGACTGGCCAACAATTAACGAATTTGGCTGATAAAGATCGAATCATAATTCTGCAAGCAGATGGCCGTGAAATAACAGCGCCGGTAGCTTACTGGAATAAAACGCATCAAGAAGTGATGCCTAGCAGCCAAATATTTGTGCCGTTTAAGAAAACTTTGTTTCAATCAGAATTCGACACTATAAATCAACAAATAATGACTTTAGCCCTAAATAGGGTGCGGTGA
- a CDS encoding YjbF family lipoprotein: MNLKTLALSSLILIFTSSCSGTYHAYYQTLKIVFSEQQAAQLSFPEVQQSEIDVISVKRGERPSAIMALAYLENNQHKWVSSDNVMLVMEKGRVVRTLGLDNNLLYTSNSEMDPLKLLQFTLKGEPKSKTWSRIVDRSSDEYGYPIESTFNQASADTIQALNLNIETVLYIENLSYMAPSNYLRFNTNWKNYFWFTNNGVLIKSIQQDSPLSESLEITYLSRISRLNQ, translated from the coding sequence ATGAATTTGAAAACTTTAGCGCTCAGCTCATTGATATTGATTTTCACCAGCAGTTGCAGCGGCACTTATCATGCCTATTACCAAACGTTAAAAATTGTGTTTTCAGAACAACAAGCAGCTCAACTTTCATTCCCTGAGGTACAGCAATCAGAAATTGACGTTATTTCTGTCAAACGTGGTGAACGCCCCTCCGCTATCATGGCCTTAGCCTACTTAGAAAATAATCAGCATAAATGGGTCTCAAGCGATAATGTTATGTTGGTTATGGAAAAGGGCCGTGTAGTTCGGACCTTAGGTTTAGATAATAATCTGCTATATACATCAAACAGCGAGATGGACCCACTTAAATTGCTACAATTTACATTGAAAGGTGAGCCAAAATCGAAAACATGGTCACGAATAGTAGACCGATCAAGCGATGAATACGGCTATCCCATAGAATCTACATTTAACCAAGCATCTGCAGATACAATACAAGCGTTAAACCTTAATATAGAAACAGTTTTATACATAGAGAATTTGAGTTATATGGCCCCTTCTAACTATCTCCGATTCAACACTAATTGGAAAAACTATTTTTGGTTCACCAATAACGGTGTATTAATTAAAAGTATACAACAAGACTCCCCTCTTTCTGAATCGCTTGAAATCACCTACTTAAGTCGAATTTCACGCCTAAATCAATAG
- a CDS encoding UDP-glucose dehydrogenase family protein — MKVTVFGIGYVGLVQAAVMAEVGHEVVCVDIDQDKVNRLKQGHIPIFEPGLTPLVKSNYEAGRVDFTTDAAHGVAHGEVIFIAVGTPPDEDGAADLKYVLAVAETIATHMDSHKFVINKSTVPVGTADKVKAMMAHTLSYANKSMTFDVLSNPEFLKEGAAVNDCMRPDRIILGTDSESAEKKLRELYSPFNRNHDKIIVMDIRSAELTKYAANCMLATKISFMNEMSNLAEVFGADIENVRKGIGSDPRIGYQFIYPGCGYGGSCFPKDVQALARSASAAGYTARVLEAVEAVNYSQKEKLFEYIYKHFSGDLKGKTVALWGLSFKPNTDDMREASSRVLMEKLWAAGASVKAYDPEAMEETQRIYGSRDDLALMGTKEAALDGADFLVICTEWQSFRAPDFELIKQKLSMPLLFDGRNLFEPTLMMEYGLHYYAIGRGLSVKEH; from the coding sequence ATGAAAGTAACAGTATTTGGAATTGGTTATGTAGGCTTAGTGCAAGCTGCTGTGATGGCTGAGGTGGGTCATGAAGTGGTGTGTGTTGACATTGACCAGGATAAAGTTAACCGATTGAAACAAGGTCACATCCCTATTTTTGAGCCAGGTTTAACACCTTTAGTTAAATCTAACTACGAAGCTGGAAGAGTAGATTTCACTACTGATGCTGCTCATGGTGTAGCCCATGGCGAAGTGATTTTTATTGCTGTTGGAACTCCCCCTGATGAGGATGGTGCTGCCGACCTTAAATATGTACTAGCAGTGGCAGAGACTATAGCAACCCATATGGACTCTCATAAATTTGTGATTAATAAGTCTACGGTGCCGGTGGGTACCGCGGATAAAGTAAAGGCCATGATGGCGCATACTTTATCGTATGCCAATAAGTCTATGACTTTTGATGTGTTGTCTAACCCTGAATTCCTAAAAGAAGGAGCGGCAGTGAATGACTGCATGCGTCCTGACCGTATCATTTTAGGGACTGATAGCGAATCGGCAGAAAAGAAACTTCGAGAGTTGTATTCACCTTTTAACCGTAATCACGATAAAATCATTGTAATGGATATTCGTAGTGCCGAGCTAACTAAGTACGCGGCTAACTGTATGTTGGCCACCAAAATTAGTTTTATGAATGAGATGTCTAACCTTGCGGAAGTATTTGGTGCAGACATAGAAAATGTGCGCAAGGGTATAGGGTCCGACCCGCGCATCGGTTATCAGTTTATTTATCCTGGCTGTGGTTATGGCGGTTCATGTTTCCCCAAAGATGTGCAGGCGCTTGCTAGAAGTGCATCGGCGGCAGGTTATACGGCTCGAGTATTGGAAGCTGTTGAAGCGGTAAATTATTCGCAAAAAGAAAAATTGTTTGAGTATATTTATAAACATTTCTCTGGTGATTTAAAGGGTAAAACAGTGGCATTGTGGGGGTTGTCTTTTAAACCCAATACCGATGATATGCGTGAGGCTTCGAGTCGTGTTTTGATGGAAAAATTATGGGCCGCGGGTGCCAGTGTCAAGGCTTATGATCCAGAAGCCATGGAAGAGACCCAGCGGATTTATGGTAGTCGTGATGACTTGGCTTTGATGGGAACCAAAGAAGCGGCATTAGACGGTGCAGATTTCCTAGTGATATGTACTGAATGGCAAAGTTTCAGGGCCCCTGATTTTGAGTTGATTAAACAGAAATTGTCTATGCCCTTGTTGTTTGATGGGCGTAATTTATTCGAACCAACACTCATGATGGAATACGGATTGCATTATTATGCTATTGGTCGTGGTTTATCAGTAAAGGAACACTAA
- the galU gene encoding UTP--glucose-1-phosphate uridylyltransferase GalU, which yields MSQVKKAVIPVAGLGTRMLPATKAIPKEMLPVVDKPLIQYVVAECVAAGIKEIILVTHASKNSIENHFDTSFELEATLEKRVKRQLLEAVQAICPKDVTIMHVRQGVAKGLGHAVLCARPMVGDAPFAVVLPDVIIDEYTSNLKKDNLANMVAKFNTSRVSQIMVEQVSQEDVSKYGIVDLEGLDLKQGESGKIYGMVEKPDLEDAPSDLAVVGRYVLSENIWDMLEFTPPGAGDEVQLTDAISSLMKTEQVDAYYMKGKSHDCGSKLGYMTANVEYALRHPELGDQFKTFLKDLKL from the coding sequence ATGAGTCAAGTTAAAAAAGCAGTTATCCCGGTAGCAGGATTGGGAACAAGAATGCTACCAGCTACTAAGGCTATTCCTAAAGAAATGCTGCCAGTGGTAGATAAGCCTCTAATCCAGTATGTGGTAGCTGAGTGTGTTGCTGCGGGGATCAAAGAAATTATATTGGTCACGCATGCCAGTAAAAATAGTATCGAGAACCATTTTGATACTAGTTTTGAGCTTGAAGCAACCTTGGAAAAAAGGGTTAAACGTCAACTCTTAGAGGCTGTACAAGCTATTTGCCCAAAGGACGTAACTATCATGCATGTTCGCCAAGGTGTAGCAAAAGGCTTAGGCCATGCGGTGTTATGTGCACGTCCAATGGTAGGCGACGCACCCTTTGCAGTGGTGCTCCCCGATGTCATTATCGATGAGTACACCAGCAACCTTAAAAAAGATAATTTGGCGAATATGGTGGCTAAATTTAATACTAGCCGTGTTAGTCAGATCATGGTTGAGCAAGTCTCTCAAGAAGATGTCAGTAAATATGGCATTGTTGACTTAGAAGGCTTAGATTTAAAACAAGGCGAGTCAGGCAAAATTTACGGTATGGTCGAAAAACCTGACCTAGAAGATGCGCCTTCTGATTTAGCCGTTGTAGGACGTTACGTTTTATCTGAAAATATTTGGGATATGCTAGAATTCACTCCACCAGGCGCTGGTGACGAAGTGCAGCTAACGGATGCTATTTCCTCTTTGATGAAAACAGAACAGGTTGATGCTTATTACATGAAAGGCAAAAGCCATGACTGTGGTAGCAAGTTAGGATATATGACAGCGAATGTAGAATATGCTTTACGCCACCCTGAATTAGGTGACCAATTTAAGACATTTCTTAAAGACTTAAAACTTTAA
- a CDS encoding ComEA family DNA-binding protein, protein MKKLICILLLSGVCLTTSVNLAMADPTKSEISQKHMSRVNLNTASLEQLVSLPGLGKKKAAAIIEYRAKHGKFKSVNDLVNVKGVGKKMLQKLKNQIETN, encoded by the coding sequence ATGAAAAAACTCATCTGTATATTATTACTTTCCGGCGTATGTTTGACTACTTCAGTCAATTTAGCGATGGCTGATCCGACAAAAAGTGAAATTAGTCAAAAACATATGTCTAGGGTCAATCTGAATACCGCGTCTTTAGAACAATTAGTTTCTTTACCGGGCTTAGGTAAGAAAAAGGCAGCGGCCATCATCGAATACAGGGCCAAACATGGTAAGTTTAAGTCTGTAAACGACTTGGTAAATGTAAAAGGTGTAGGTAAAAAAATGCTTCAAAAGTTGAAGAATCAGATAGAGACAAATTAG